A region of Roseobacter litoralis Och 149 DNA encodes the following proteins:
- the radC gene encoding RadC family protein, with translation MGMNSWLTSTSSLLRKKKRSSGSDLKHPPARKLQGFSEDALRGLDDLEARMPPPDIETRPAFTPSYKNTRRLSKDVAAGGGLLIDGDGNKVPHYWGHRERLRKRFLKGGHAPMPEYEILELLLFNAIPRIDVKPLAKRLLSAFGDLNGVVAASEHRLMQVEGVEPKVYYQLKLAEAFAQRMGQAKILERCVLSSWDDLIEYCRTTMAHRETEQFRVLFLDRKNVIIADEEQAKGTVDHVPVYPREVAKRALELNASAIILVHNHPSGDPSPSSQDIAMTDQVSSACLAIGVTIHDHVIIGKETEFSFKDGGYLA, from the coding sequence ATGGGCATGAATAGTTGGCTGACATCCACCTCTTCACTCTTGCGCAAGAAAAAGAGGTCTTCGGGGTCGGACCTGAAACATCCGCCTGCGCGGAAACTGCAGGGGTTTTCCGAAGACGCCTTGCGGGGCCTTGATGACTTGGAAGCGAGGATGCCGCCCCCCGACATCGAAACCAGACCGGCCTTCACGCCATCGTACAAAAATACGCGCCGCCTGTCCAAGGATGTCGCAGCGGGTGGGGGGCTGTTGATTGACGGCGATGGCAACAAGGTCCCGCATTATTGGGGACATCGGGAGCGGTTGCGTAAACGGTTCCTGAAAGGCGGGCACGCGCCCATGCCTGAATATGAAATACTGGAGCTTTTGCTGTTCAATGCGATTCCGCGCATTGACGTCAAACCTTTGGCAAAACGGTTGTTGAGCGCGTTTGGCGATCTGAACGGAGTTGTCGCGGCCTCTGAACACCGGCTGATGCAAGTCGAAGGGGTGGAGCCCAAAGTCTATTATCAGCTCAAACTCGCCGAAGCCTTTGCACAGCGTATGGGGCAGGCCAAGATACTTGAGCGTTGTGTTTTGTCGTCCTGGGATGACCTCATCGAATACTGCCGCACGACAATGGCGCATCGCGAGACGGAACAGTTTCGGGTTTTGTTTCTGGACCGCAAGAACGTCATCATCGCTGACGAAGAACAAGCCAAAGGGACAGTTGATCACGTGCCCGTCTATCCGCGCGAGGTTGCCAAGCGCGCGTTGGAGCTTAACGCCAGTGCGATTATTCTCGTGCATAATCACCCCTCGGGCGACCCGTCGCCAAGTTCGCAGGATATTGCGATGACGGATCAGGTGTCATCTGCTTGTCTTGCCATTGGCGTCACCATTCATGATCATGTGATTATCGGCAAAGAGACGGAATTTTCGTTCAAGGATGGTGGCTATTTGGCGTGA